Sequence from the Mycobacteriales bacterium genome:
CCTGTCGCCGGCCGAGCTGCTGCAGGTGCTCGACGACGCCGACCGCCGGAAGAAGGACCGCTACCTCGACCAGCCCCTGGCCGGCCCGCGCTCGGTGGCCGTCATCTTCGACAAGCCCTCGACCCGCACCCGGCTCTCGTTCACCGCAGGCATCGCCGAGCTCGGCGGCAACCCGATCGTCATCGACTCGCAGAGCAGCCATCTTGGCCGCGGCGAGCCCCTCGAGGACACCGCACGGGTCCTGTCGCGCTACGTCGCGGCGATCGTCATCCGCACCTTCGGCCAGCAACGTATCGAGACCCTCGCCGGATCCGCGTCCGTGCCGGTCGTCAACGCGCTCACCGACTACGCGCACCCGTGCCAGGCGCTCGCCGACCTGCAGACGATCCGCGAGCGGTTGGGCGGCCTCGCCGGCGTGACGCTGACCTACGTCGGTGACGGCAACAACATGGCGCACTCGCTGCTGCTCGCCGGGGCTGCGGCCGGCATGCACGTGCGGGTGGCCGCCCCTCCGGCGTACCAGCCCCTTGACCGTGCCGTCGCCCGCGCGCGCGAGATCGCCGCGACCACCGGCGGCAGCGTCACCGTGACCGACGATCCGCGGGCGGCAGCCGATGGCGCCGACGTCCTCTACACCGACGTCTGGGCCTCGATGGGCCAGGAGGCCGAGGCCGCGAGCAGGATTCCGGTCTTCGAGCCCTACCGCCTCGACGAGGGCCTGGTCGCCGCGGCCGCGCCCGGCGTCGTCGTGCTGCACTGCCTGCCCGCGCACCGCGGCGAGGAGATCACCGACGCGGTCATCGAGGGACCGCACAGCGCGGTCTGGGACCAGGCCGATAACCGGCTGCACGCGCAGAAGGCCCTCCTGGCGTTCCTGCTGGAGCAGGTGTGACCGTCACCGCTCCCAACACG
This genomic interval carries:
- the argF gene encoding ornithine carbamoyltransferase, with the protein product MSPLRHFLVDDDLSPAELLQVLDDADRRKKDRYLDQPLAGPRSVAVIFDKPSTRTRLSFTAGIAELGGNPIVIDSQSSHLGRGEPLEDTARVLSRYVAAIVIRTFGQQRIETLAGSASVPVVNALTDYAHPCQALADLQTIRERLGGLAGVTLTYVGDGNNMAHSLLLAGAAAGMHVRVAAPPAYQPLDRAVARAREIAATTGGSVTVTDDPRAAADGADVLYTDVWASMGQEAEAASRIPVFEPYRLDEGLVAAAAPGVVVLHCLPAHRGEEITDAVIEGPHSAVWDQADNRLHAQKALLAFLLEQV